From a region of the Chloroflexota bacterium genome:
- the lanL gene encoding class IV lanthionine synthetase LanL, which produces MSDQSRSSNGIKLNLQEPLQALVAEHITALPERQVAIDGQWLQLAGLPACRPPRQGWKLHVSATPTSALHVLQRVLPILLAAGVEFKLSKSIASLAVLNEGLPGQRSQVGKFITVYPANDQQAVDLAQQLHQATIGLAGPAIPSDQVLVPHSLVHYRYGGFAPHMSVSPVGVVIPLLQTPDGTTVPDKRDPWFSKPAWVTDPFEAAGLTQRSKPQSGMLGTRYRIRKALRQTAKGGVYLADDRSLNPPRLVVIKEGRRFACTDSYDRDARARIQHEYAMLTKLSASGFVTQVYQHFIQEDNHFLVLEYIEGTSLRAWLTQRSLIGEALSLSEIEQIAQTLWSMLSIAHEQHIILHDFNPNNIMVCPDGKLRLIDLEISHCLQDEAPAFYGWTRGFARDASRNSKHQLSFADDYFSFGATLFFLLTLTNPLIAADQQPTMDRFRQLLYHLRPDAPPHLRELTLALLATNDLQAKPVASAQITSYFNGAHTAAETGSVFPLPDAQATAHALGAWILETAQPDNPQSYWPHGGGGYTMLPISIQYGASGTGLFLLDLYQATGQEHFLLEAEAALAWSLTWIERNPHLATIPGLYFGCGGVAWLAIAVAKQRGLTNAPVELLALLERLDQMECLHADLAHGLAGLGWIYLAAAQAFPQAEWVERVRTIAKQLVEQAVPLHGGIGWELVMGQAPDIHYGYSHGNAGIGSFLIAAAELTNDPLFDLPIQQAAQALIDAQLTVAHGAGISWPHSVQNQLVWPHFCNGAGGVSLFWSRLYAWSGEQRYADLAEQAAMSVWLGCRGAPAGICHGIAGAGLALIEVAKATGKPIWRERAADLAQLLLLRGHNADGVYLWESDGSGAFNADLMVGNAGVGAFLLRLNPAIDLAHPVALPLTSAVAEERIG; this is translated from the coding sequence ATGTCTGATCAATCAAGGAGTTCAAACGGTATTAAGCTTAATCTGCAAGAGCCGCTCCAGGCTTTAGTGGCGGAACATATCACAGCTCTGCCTGAGCGTCAGGTGGCGATTGATGGCCAATGGTTACAACTTGCTGGTTTGCCAGCATGTCGCCCGCCGCGCCAAGGCTGGAAATTGCATGTTTCTGCGACCCCTACCAGCGCCCTGCATGTGCTCCAACGCGTTTTACCAATTCTGCTTGCCGCTGGAGTTGAGTTCAAACTTAGCAAAAGCATTGCTTCGCTTGCAGTATTAAATGAAGGATTGCCTGGTCAGCGGAGTCAAGTAGGTAAGTTTATTACTGTTTATCCAGCGAATGATCAACAGGCGGTTGATTTAGCCCAACAATTACATCAAGCAACCATTGGTTTGGCTGGGCCAGCGATTCCAAGTGATCAGGTGCTGGTTCCTCATAGTTTGGTTCACTATCGGTATGGTGGTTTTGCTCCGCATATGAGCGTTTCACCAGTTGGCGTGGTGATTCCACTGCTGCAGACTCCCGATGGCACAACGGTGCCCGATAAACGCGACCCTTGGTTTTCCAAGCCGGCTTGGGTAACTGACCCTTTTGAAGCTGCAGGGCTAACTCAACGCTCTAAGCCTCAGTCCGGCATGCTGGGAACACGCTATCGGATTCGCAAGGCGCTCCGCCAAACTGCGAAAGGTGGAGTCTATTTGGCCGATGATCGCTCGCTTAATCCGCCACGCTTAGTCGTGATCAAAGAAGGGCGGCGTTTTGCCTGTACCGATAGTTACGATCGCGATGCGCGGGCGCGGATTCAGCATGAATATGCCATGTTGACCAAACTAAGCGCAAGTGGTTTTGTTACCCAAGTCTATCAACACTTCATCCAAGAAGATAATCATTTCCTTGTTTTAGAATATATTGAAGGCACTTCACTGCGTGCGTGGTTAACCCAGCGGAGTTTAATTGGCGAGGCTTTAAGCTTAAGTGAGATTGAGCAAATTGCCCAAACTCTCTGGTCGATGTTGAGCATAGCGCATGAACAGCATATCATTTTACACGATTTCAATCCAAATAATATTATGGTGTGTCCTGATGGAAAACTTCGATTAATCGATCTTGAAATTAGCCATTGCCTTCAAGATGAAGCTCCAGCTTTTTATGGATGGACGCGTGGGTTTGCGCGTGATGCTAGCCGTAATTCCAAACATCAGTTAAGTTTTGCTGATGATTATTTTTCTTTTGGCGCAACGCTCTTCTTCTTATTAACCTTGACGAATCCGTTGATTGCCGCTGATCAGCAGCCCACAATGGATCGCTTTCGTCAATTGTTGTATCATTTGCGCCCCGATGCACCGCCCCATTTACGCGAATTAACCTTAGCCTTGCTGGCTACCAACGATCTTCAAGCAAAGCCAGTGGCTTCTGCGCAAATTACGAGCTACTTTAACGGTGCTCACACTGCTGCTGAGACTGGCTCAGTATTTCCCCTTCCTGATGCTCAAGCAACTGCCCATGCACTTGGAGCTTGGATACTCGAAACTGCCCAGCCTGATAATCCGCAAAGTTATTGGCCGCACGGTGGTGGTGGCTACACGATGTTGCCAATCTCAATTCAATATGGTGCTTCTGGCACAGGCCTTTTTCTGCTTGATCTCTATCAAGCGACTGGCCAAGAGCACTTTTTGCTTGAGGCTGAGGCAGCGCTGGCCTGGTCATTAACTTGGATCGAGCGTAATCCGCATTTGGCGACGATTCCTGGGCTCTATTTTGGCTGTGGCGGCGTGGCATGGTTGGCGATTGCGGTTGCCAAACAGCGCGGTTTAACTAACGCCCCAGTAGAATTACTGGCCCTGCTTGAACGGCTTGATCAGATGGAATGTCTGCATGCTGATTTGGCTCATGGCTTGGCTGGCTTAGGCTGGATCTATCTGGCGGCGGCCCAAGCGTTCCCGCAAGCCGAGTGGGTTGAGCGTGTCCGCACGATTGCTAAGCAGTTGGTCGAGCAGGCTGTGCCATTGCATGGTGGGATCGGCTGGGAATTAGTGATGGGTCAAGCGCCGGATATCCACTATGGCTACTCCCATGGGAATGCAGGCATTGGCAGTTTCTTAATTGCCGCTGCTGAATTAACCAATGATCCGCTTTTTGATCTGCCGATTCAACAGGCTGCTCAAGCCTTGATTGATGCCCAGCTTACCGTGGCCCATGGTGCTGGAATTAGTTGGCCTCACTCAGTTCAGAATCAACTGGTCTGGCCGCATTTTTGTAATGGTGCTGGGGGCGTAAGTCTTTTTTGGTCGCGTCTCTATGCGTGGTCGGGCGAACAACGCTATGCTGATTTAGCTGAACAAGCGGCGATGAGTGTTTGGTTAGGCTGCCGAGGCGCTCCAGCAGGCATTTGCCATGGCATTGCTGGGGCTGGCCTCGCCTTAATCGAAGTTGCCAAGGCGACCGGAAAGCCAATTTGGCGCGAACGAGCCGCCGATTTAGCCCAACTATTACTGTTGCGCGGCCATAATGCTGATGGCGTATATCTCTGGGAATCGGATGGCTCTGGCGCATTTAATGCCGATTTGATGGTTGGCAATGCTGGAGTTGGCGCATTTCTCCTACGGCTTAACCCCGCCATAGATCTAGCGCATCCTGTCGCATTACCATTAA
- a CDS encoding DUF2589 domain-containing protein codes for MLSQGKELTAIDFSHIIGGPLVAVINAQAQAARVTANFLQSVAFEPYQDNQPAKLKTVEFDFQQVVAGLPDSLGDQSKIKVPLITMIPIPFIRVDNMTIDLNVNLHDTNVTKISNDFMFKSEENSSEGGGFLGWGEKCSMQATVSDQNTFQNDQTTDDTYSLKVTVHAVQDQMPAGMSQIIGIFSTVVQQQAALIQTIMTASVQAQTQQIKQGMQSTTNPTTNPTTKP; via the coding sequence ATGCTCAGTCAAGGCAAAGAACTAACAGCCATCGATTTTTCGCACATTATTGGAGGTCCACTCGTTGCCGTTATCAACGCCCAAGCTCAAGCCGCTAGGGTAACCGCAAACTTCCTACAATCGGTTGCATTTGAACCCTATCAAGACAACCAGCCTGCCAAGCTTAAAACCGTCGAGTTTGATTTTCAACAAGTTGTGGCAGGGCTGCCTGATAGCCTTGGCGATCAAAGCAAAATTAAAGTTCCCCTCATTACCATGATCCCGATCCCATTCATCAGGGTCGATAACATGACAATTGACCTGAATGTGAATCTTCATGACACTAATGTTACTAAGATTAGCAACGATTTTATGTTCAAATCCGAGGAAAATTCAAGCGAGGGCGGCGGTTTCTTGGGTTGGGGTGAAAAATGTAGTATGCAGGCTACAGTCTCTGATCAAAATACTTTTCAAAATGATCAAACTACAGACGACACGTATAGCCTTAAAGTAACCGTCCATGCTGTCCAAGATCAGATGCCTGCTGGGATGAGCCAAATCATTGGAATTTTTTCAACAGTGGTACAACAGCAAGCAGCACTGATCCAAACAATCATGACAGCATCAGTCCAAGCCCAAACCCAACAAATTAAACAAGGTATGCAATCGACAACCAACCCTACAACCAACCCTACAACAAAACCGTAG